The genomic interval TCACCACCCTGCCggcctcctctctgcccccTTCGGCCAACCGTCCCTCAGGTGGTGCGAGGGAGTAGAGGAGGCGAAGGTCCCCCTTGCTTTCTTCCTTGATGGCCAAGGTAGAGGGAGCCGAGCAGCCGTTGGCCGCAAGCGTTAACGGAGGAGTCAGCGAGGAGGGTAAGGAGGTCGTTGTCAATGCgcttagagagggagaggattcGTGGCAGTGGGCCGAGTTAAAATGGTCGAGGAGGGCCGACGAATCGGGTGCCGTGAAGTCACAGCGTCGGCAACGGCAACACGCGTGGACCCGCCTGCGGAGAGATGGGGGGGATATTTCCTTTCAATAAGCTCAATCATGCAACAATGCTGCTTCAGTGTGAACACGGACTCGCTCTTCACATTCCTGGGAGGGGGGCTGAACACAGGTACATTAGTCCATATATGGGATGGTCCGGCGTGCAAGACACAGCGCTCTATATAGATGAGAGTTGACCCTGCTGAGGTCAACCACATTCAACCAGAGTGCGTCTGGCCACACGCACACTTCATCCGTGAATGCCGGTGTGTGTAATGTCACAACAAAGCTGGAAATATATGTATTCATATCATTTATGTTTACTCCGCATACGCTTGTACTGTGTATGTTATCAATCCCAACATTCATATACAGGAGATTTAAAATACCTCCACACTTTCCATCGATTTGAAAATTTGAAAGTGTTCATTTCCAACAGCTTTGAATAGGCTGCGTCTGACAGATATTCAATAAGAAAGTTTTACATTGATCAAATTTTGATGAAAATCCACTCCCTGAATCGACTAAATCACATTTAAGTGCATTTGTCCCCGAACTACTCACTACACCGAGCATGTAGCCAAAAAGTGACTCGCCGTTCCAATAAATCGCCCGCCAATCGGGGCAAAGCGGCGAGAAACGTAAATTAATCTGAATGACAAGAAATGAATCACCCATCGACAAACCACCACGGTTTCCTGTTGGCACGGCCCTGACTGACCAGCAACCTACACGACACAATATGCTAGACACCATATACACCATACACGGCACCGGCTGTTTCCTGGCTCAGGAACCTGTTTGGATGCTTCTTGTGGGGGCCAACCAAGCAGAATCAATGGAGCATCTGTAACGAGGACTTGGACCCCTGTTTGTGGGGCTCTTGGTGGGCGCATTATGGGCAGCTGCTTCAAATTTAGAAATATAGAAAAGATGATAGCAAGAAAGTTGCCAGAATATAAAACTAGAAACACGTTAACACATGTTTAGTAGAACAAATcgaatattttttgtttggacTGAGAAAATCAAATTATTTGACTGTTGTACTGACTGATTATCCTGGGAGGGTACGGCTTTTAAAGcaaatgacagaaaaacaagTCTCACTGATGTATTTGGCATGCGTGAGAGGTAGGAGTTGAGTTGGACAATTATTTGGCAAATAAGTCAAGTGTGCAGCTTTGACTCAGAATAGGATGAACAGTTTTTCCACTTAGTTCACTCGTATCTCATCCAAAAGCAGCAATTTGCTCAAcactgctgttgtttttgctttgaGTTTCTCTCACCAGTGACTTCACAATGCTTCCACATTGCATTGGCTGTGCTTTATATCAGTGGAATATAATCATGCCAACAATTTCATTGCAAACATGTAAAATCTTTCAATTTGTCATTTATCTGCTCAAGTCGCTCTCATGCGGATTGATCTTGAGAACAggatgcaggaaaaaaaaaaccttactgTATTCTTTTACAGAGCTAATACACTACCTGTATTATTTGTaatatgtatacatactgtATCGGATCGAACTAGCCTAGAGGTCATATCAAAACGTGTGACAATTATTGTGTGGCTGAAGGACTGGACTCGAATGTCTCCAGGTGCTGCCCAAAGACCCAGTGGCCCTAATGAAGTTTGTACACTGTACAAGTTTAAACAGCTAACTCGGTCTAtctatgaaaaataataaaaagttattttttacaGTGAGCTGGCATCCCAAAAGTATGAGAAGCGACTGCATTATTTTCCCACAATTTATCTGTAGTAAAAGAAAACTAATCAATAAGAAGACTGTGTTAAAGAAAGGTCAGCTGTATTTCCCTCACAACCATGAACGGGGGCCAAGCACGGATCGCTCATAGCAACAAGGGcatcaaatgtaaaataacgGTCTCTAAAGGTCTCGTTTTACAGCAATGAaccatgttgttgttgaccTATGTACATGTTAATAGCATTAAATAAGCAGCTTTGCATCTGGTTTGCTTTCCCCAGGTGGATAAAGGGAGTTAACCTGTGACTGGTGAGCAGGCTGCAGGCATAACGCACACATTTCCCACGTGCATATCAACTAAGTCTCCAGAACAACAATCCCTGGGGTAGGATTAGGAGTAGAACCCGACGTGCTCCGAGGTCAACACATAACACGTCTATCGAGACACATTCGTATTCCCGTGGTGCTTGAAATCGGAGCACAGTTTATGAATACGCTTTACACGTTTGATTAGAAAGTGGAGTAAATTCCTTTCATCTGATTTTGAAACCCAAAGACCTTTAACATGAATAGCCCAACAATTACCAGCATTGTAATGATACTGGATGGTGCACattctcagctgctgtgtgcctGTGCCTTTCACACGCGCCAGAACCTCACTTAGAGGGTTTGGGGGTAAAAGTTGGGAGGAAGATTGATTAGTTTCTTTCAGGCCGTAACTTTTCTCCCCCAAACACAATGGTTCTTTGTCCCGAGCTACAAGCCAATCCTGAATTTTGCTTTGGTGGATTTTAGTGGCAGTCTAAAGCTTTCTGGCTATATTCAGTTTTATTAGATTTTTCTCCAATGGCTTGGCTTTCCATTTAACTTTGCTTTCTGCCTTTATATCCATCCCGTTTTCACCCATCTTCTCTCCCCTGAAATGAATCACACCTTtaaatcttgtgtgtgtgtgagagcctgtATTAATGAGCAATCCAGATCTGAAATCCAGATCAATACTTATatacacaaaaatgtttcaCACAATCGTTGGTGTCTCCATCGTTagtctcgctctctttctctgtagCGAAACTTATGTCACAAACGGCCCAGTGAACATGTGCATGCGTGTTTTCACGGCTGTGGAGTCTTGTCTGAGCCCTCGGGCTCTTAAATGTCTTTGGAACCGAGCCAGTCTTATTGAGCAGACAGGGTACACATGTACAGTacaaagaaacaacatttttaCTGTTTAGCATCAGTTGCCTGACCCTCACCCAAAAAATGGCGAGGCCAAAAAGTGGTTTATCTCTTTTGGAGAAAGCTGCTCCAGGAAGGATAGTGAATAAAGAAATACTAATAGTATTTTGAAGTAGAGCAGAACCCCAGATACCACAGATCAAAGTCTGTCAAAAAGTAATGGCGAGTACTGCTGCATATTTAAGTTGTATAAAGCCTTTTGTGTCTCCAGAAGGAGCTGCATGGAATCTAATTGCATCAGTTGAGGAAAACTGAAAAGTAcgattttgaaaatgaaacaaaaactcTGACATTTGGTGTCTGCTTTTAATCTTTGCTTGAGGCCTGCGGCTCTAGGCTACATTTGCAGCCACTAATAAAATACCCCCTAATCTCTGACTGAAATGTAGCCAGGCAAGTAGCATTGTGCGTAGTTTGCAAGGCGGCATGTTGGGGATAAAAAGATATCTCTGGTTCTCCTGCAGCaatctttttaatctttttttctaaactgCCCGTCTCACCTCAAGGCCGCTGTTAAAGAAATACTTCAGACACAGAATGACAATTGGTGAATCAATTAGATGAAAGTTTTTAGACTTTGATAGTTGTAACAACGGAAAAGCGATTTCAAAATGTCTGTTTACTAACTCACAACCTGTGCAGTATAATTCAAGTAGCATTCCCCAACGCTTTATAGGCTTTGGATTGTAGTGGATACAAAGTTGTACAACATATTAGAGTATGCTTATAGCACAGGAGAGTCACAGGAAAGATGGAAGGCCGCTTGTTAAAATTCTGGAGGAACAATATAGAATAGTATTCGTTATATTTCTCCGGTAAATAGGAGAAATTGTCTCGGCGCGTTTGAACTTATTAGTGTAGAGCCACTAAATGTTCATGTCAAGTGGAGCTCATCACACGTATCGTGGTACTCAGTTATGTGGTGAAAGATCTGTGAGCATCAATGAGTTGCTTCCAGGTGTGGATGTCTAAGGTGTATGCTCTGTTTAAATGGGTAGATGCTGAAAATGAGTGAGCTCTGTCAAAATATCCACGGCAAGCAATACTTCATCCTCTGCCTGACTTAGAAACAAAAATTAAAGCTGGCGATCAAGTTTCACATTCAGCGACCTGTTTTAGAAAAGTTGGCGAGCGTTATGTTTAAATATCAATTGCGTCTCTATTGTTACGTTGAGTAAAAAGCAGACTTCAATGTGTCATTATATGCGAATTTCTCTTACCTGTAGTGTCGAAAAATCTCTTCTTCCACCTCTGTGATGAAATGACACTTTGTACAAGAgtactccctctctcctcctcccccccctcctttgtctCCGCCAGCCTCTTCCTCAGCCTTTACGTTTGGCGGCGCCCCCTTGAGGTTGATCAGAGAGTGGCAGCCTTCGTAGTGCTGCAGCAACACGTCGATGTCGGTGGTGGCAAACGCACACTGGTCACACAAGTGGGTGACGCCTGGATTTAGAGAGGAGAAGGCCGGACACAGTCAGGAGGCACGAGACCAAAGGGAATCTTATTGACACAATAAAGCAGATGAGGTGTGACCTTGAAGTGTAACCTTGAATACCTTGTGTGACAACAGGGTGGGCTGGGCTGGAGGCGTAAAAAGTCGATCCCGAAATCACAGCGAGGTCACCTCTAGGATTATGAGGGGTCATGCTGGGCGAGCTGGCGGCGGCAGGTTTCGATCCGACcgcgtcctgctgctgctgcttggtgGACGGCGGGAACTTGATACAGCATTTCGGGCAGCTGGGCTTCCGACACGCAAAGGGGTGAGAGACCTGTGTGGACGGAGTCGGACGCAGCTCATTGAAGACAAGCGCGCTCTGGTCATCACTGAACTGGAGTTcagaatttaacattttattttcttccgcTGTGATTTGATGACACGGTGTGAATGTGGATCATTCACTTAACGAAGCCAAACCccatatttctttctttgttcaTTTCTAACAGCTGCAACGGCACCGCTTGGCAGCTGGCACAAAGGAGGGCGGGGGCGAGGGTGGGCGGAGTAGTCGAAGCAAGGGAATTTTAACTAGGCTGGAAAATTGGAACAATTAACTTTACACTTGTTTAATATACTGCATTTGTATTTATCTCTGTGCTTGCAAAATAGTGCAATTCTCCTCCCGAATGCCAAGTAACCCCCAAAACACAGAGCAAATCCACATTTGAATATATCTTTGTGTCTCACCTCGCCCAGGTGCTTGTGTGGCTGACAGAGGCCCTGCGGACAGTACATGCAGTGCTGGATGCAGCATCTGTGGATGGAGTGGTTGTGCTGGTAGTGCAGGAGCAAAGGTGCTACCACGATCACGTCTGCACTGTGGGCCATCGAGTATCGGAAGTCACACAGCTGACAGTTGTAACTGGTCACGACTGCTTCTGAATCACTGCTGTTGGGGTCTCCTGggagcagaaaaacaaagcgCAAAGGCCTGTTGAAAAGACCATTCCTGCGATGGTAGAATCAAGCTCCGCAGTTGACGAGAGAGAGTAGGGCCACCTATTGGGGTGGGGGTATTTGAAGCAGCAGATAAGTAAAAGTCATCATAGTACtagaggaaataaaaataatgagttGATCTTCTGCGGCCAAGCATGTAAAGAAATTCAGAACCACGCTGCGACATACTTTCTCTCCGTTTCATTACCTTGGCTGGTGCTGGATGTGTTGGACGACGGATCTTTGCGGCTTTTGGATGACATTCGGCTTCTCTCTCCCCCatcccgtctcccccctctctccctctctccgtccACCGCCCTAGGCGTAGAGTGGCCGGGGCTCACCGTACCCCCCGCGGTCATCCGGTGTCTTTGTTCATAGTGCTCTAAAAGCTTCGCCGAGCCTCCCGACCCCTCAcagctccagctgcagcatTTGCACCAATAATACGTCTGCACAGCGTCCCGAGCGGGCTCCCCAGTCCAGCTCGAGGAATCTGGGGACCCCCTGACCGGGATGGAGTAACCGACCAAAGAGTCATCGTCCGCTCGCACCGCCACTCTCTCCGCCCCGTCCAGGATCAgaccccctcccttcccctggTTGTCGTGCATTGCCAGGTTATTGGTGGCCAGCTGGGGCGTGGTCGAGGGGCTTTTCACTTTATTTGGATGCGAGGACATGAAGTGTTGTTCGAGTTCTAACGAATTACTGCCCATGTACGTGAAGTTGCAGAATTTGCAGCGAAAGTACTTGGTGTTCCCCTGGCAATCAGAGGTCTTCCGGCCAATCCCAATCAGCGTCCCCCCCAGCGTCACCTGTCGACAAGCAGAAAGAGGCAAAGAGGATTCTGTTAAAGGTGGGAGTGAAAATCAATCTCTGAATATCATACATattcaagattcaaagatttttatggTCAGATACACACGCCCCGTGTATTGACATTCTTTTCCTTGCCTTTCCgcaaagccgaccaattttaaaataaaattaaaaatacaatatttacataaatgtacatgaaataaaaataaaaatgaggtaaggcagaaatgaggtaaggaggaaaagtgcaaaactgagcaggttgtaaaagaaaaacttaaatgaaatgaaatgtgtgcaatataaattaacagtacagtaacagtaagtgaaatcctaacaagctacatattatatacatattatacagATGATTCAAACTTGATGAAGAAACGTGACTCGGCAACGACACGACCACAATCGTTACTCCAATTGGGTCTGGATTTAGACACTTATACTTATAATAATGGATGACAGactgacatgtaatgtaaaaacaaaggTGTCTTGAACAAATGAATTCTGCACTGTACCGGACCCTGAGCCTTCTTATTTTGCAAATGTGTCTACAGTGGGGTGCACTTCCATTGGTGAAATTAAACCATTATTCATATGAGAAAAAATAGCAGTAAGACTAATTATGGATGCAAGAGGACGAACCAACAATCAACAGTGTAGTATTACCTGAAACTTTgcaaaagttgttgtttttaggtCAGAAGTTGGTGACCTTTAAGGACATTTTACTTTTAGTGTTCATGGACTACTTTAAAGCCCATATGTAATTCAGACGTCAGCCTCACACTGTGGATTGGACCACACAACGATTAAAAGGGGTGCAAAATAAGCTTTTTAATGTAGTAACAGCGTTGTTTTCTGCCTGAGAACccaccttttttctttccttataCATTACAGTGAGGGGATTAAACATAATTACAAAAATCTAATGAAATTGTCATTTTTAATTGCTATGCGGGAGATATTAAATCCATGCTTCAtgctaaaacaaacacaatccaTCATTTTCTATATGTAGCTGGCACAATTAAAGGTCATTCATTTCTAACCAACCAACTATTATCATATCAGGCTCTATTGTGGCATGCAACGAGCCATGATTTGTTATAACCGAGCCAGCAGCCTGCTTTTCTATTAGTTCAGCTCCTTGACTGAAGGAGATTATTTTGTGCAGCTTGTTATATCGGTGAGGCGGCAACTTGGCAAGTCTTGGGCTGACATACATTAGGCCTACTGCACGAAATGGACTGGTTTCTTTTGGATATGTGGATCGGTGCTGACTGGGGGCAGTCTTGTTATGGAGGTTTGGCAAGAATGCAATGCAACTGGTAAGCACCATTTTTAGTGAGCAAAGACATACGCTTTCATAATTTCACATTTCATAAAAGGGCATTCAGCTGGATTTTTGCAATGGAAATTATAATTATTTCAAtcattattataaaataattttacacattatgttgggtttttttagGACTTATACGAGGTTGAAAACTCCCAATAAATATTCTATTCATTAATGAATGCCTCCATCTAGGTCCTAATTATGTTATTTTGGGATACTAACACGGAGATataatttgttttcagttttttgcaATTAGATCTTGGTAAATAAACCTCCCCCTCTTTGAGTGTCAAGGAcaataacaatgataataacTGTCAGCTATTGccagagaaaaacatttatacatgctaaaaaaaaaaaacagggcaaatagtaaaataaaaatgtgaaatggTCCATTTCAGCTTGGTGGAAGAGAATTACTTCAGAAGGCTAAATGAGGGCTATTACTGTGTGTGATCTCATAAAAGCAATCATCCAATCATCACGTCCCACGGACCAGGCCCAGGCAATTAGAGACAAGCCAAACATCAAGTCATTATggcagaaagacacagagaggaacAAGGGAGGGAAAATGGAGAGAAGACAGGCCGAGGACAAGTGGGACACGTTGAGGGAAAGGCGGAGGAAAGAGGCCACAGATGGATGAAAAGCAAATCGAGAAGCAAGAGCAAAGCAAAGGGGAGTTGGAGTAAGAAAAGAGTGAGCAAACAAAGAGGGCAGAGCTGAGTTGAAGGTgaaggaaagacaaagacaaatgatGAGGAACACAACTGCAGAAGAGAGGCAGAAAAAGAAAGTTAAATGTGTCTGACAGCTGTTTGATTACACAGCCTAACAGTCGATTAGAACTACTGGTTTCAGAGGCTTCCTACTAGCGGTCCCTTCAGCTCCCtactctcctttcctcttccatCTCTCAGTGCTTTTTCCCCGCAATGTCATTGGTTGACAGGGAATCTCACCTCAGCAAATGACAACATGGAATTTTCCAAACGTGggcgggagagagaaaaagtgagcaaggagggatggagagaataGAGGGCCCTttcattgggtttttttttcaatatatatatattttcactttcactccATGATGACGACTTAAACCCACCGGATTTTCTAtttctgactgtgtgtgtgtgtgtgtgtatgtccatTACGTGACTTGCGGCCATTACAGAGTCCTGATTTAAGTGGAATGAAACTCCTCGACAATTTCTCATACACACATAAACAGTTTGAAAAATCTAcatgtttattaaatcaactCGTTTAAACATTCCAGACAAAGCTGTACTGTTCACACAAAAGTCCTAAATCTTGTGCAAGTGTACCAATAACTGTAGTAGaccaaggggaaaaaaaacgtacaaTTACAAGCAACAACTGTGGGCCCCCGTGACGCCCACACGGGCCTCTGAGAATGCTCCATTATTTAACACGGCACGTCTTTAGCCTCGGGCCTCGTCTACACACAGATTTTGGAGGCTTCCTACGAAAGCCCCAGGTGAGAGGCTATTTGGCGTCGGCTCCGCGCTCGCTGTTTAATTAAAGGTCGGGAGGATCGCCGATGCGTCGACTAGCGGGCTAAACATCTGACCTGCCGCAGAGACACAGGCCACGTGGTGAGGAGATGCCCGGGGGCGAGCCTCCACAAACTGAGCCTTCACAGCTTCGTTTAGGGGAGAAAACCTTTCTGGAAGGTTGTCTTAAATTCTATTCAATAATATTCATTgcattgtgaatattttttctcATGAAATCACATGCCATGATGAGACAAACGCTTCTGGACTCATGAAACACTGAAATCAGATACAACTAATTATTCAACAAGGTATATAAAATGCATGCGCACACTTCACATTAGAGGATCTCAATGTTTCCTCATTTACAAATAATGACCTGTTAAAGGTTTTTCACTTCTACTTCTCCCTCGAAAGACGACTTAGTTAATTTAAGTTATATCTAATCTAATTCAATTGAAATGAGCTATTAAAAAGGAGCTCGAAAGATCTGCATGAGTTTACACGAGGCAATAAATGTTGTGTTCGCATGCTTTCAAATAACATTTTCAGAGCAAAGATAAACATATAAATACACTTGGCTGAGGCTTCAATATCTACGTAATTAAACTGTGTACAATGTTAAGTAGACACTTGGCAGGTTTTTGTTCTCAACAAACTCTACGGCTGTTTCACTGTAACTAAATCACCAAGACCCGAATTGATTGTCTCATCTGTTGATGTCCAGACTGCAGGTGCAAATTACTGACTGACATTTTAATGTGGCATGATGGAATATCATTACAGTAATTGAGGTATAATTGAATCATCTTTCAGTACATGGACGGCACTTATCTTGAAGGAATATGAATTTTCTAAATTTCTGCTTTTATCCTGCACAGTAGCTCCCGTCCGATAAAGGACCTTGTCCTTTTTATGCAAATTTAGTGCTGAATATAAGGGATGAGCAATGAATGTTGATTTATTAGCCATCATGTACAACACTATACAACACAATACCAAGTAgaccgtttgtgtgtctgtgtttgtgtgtgtgtccacctgtGTGTTGCCAGGTGCAATATTTGTCAGTGTCTTTCTAGGCCAGTCTATAAAATGTCATAACATGGCCCACAATGCCTCACTGCCAAATAACACACACCTTATGGCACAAATCATTCGCAGATTGTTCGACCCAATAAATTGCTCAGTTAAACAATGGGCCTAGATGTATTACCAGTTGGTGCTAGCGTTTAATTGGTTCCTCATTTTGAGAGTTCCCAAGCATTAAACAATGTGCAGGAAATGATTGTAAAGGTTTAATGAATTTGCCAAGTACCGTCTGCAGTAGCACATTTGAAATAAACACTACTGAaagaacacaatattttaaaaatgttctctAACAAAACAgaatcctgattcctgattcctaacagaacatttgtattcatgacAAGCAGATGCAAAATATGTAAAAGGGATGCATTCAGAGCTGCACATCTCTAAAGAGGTTCTTGAACCAAAATAAAACCTTCTCTCTCTGAGATATTTAAATTCCCAATTCTCTGTTGGCTGAGACGAGCTTAGTAAAAAAGGGGGCAGCACTGTATCCTCTGCATATCTTATGTCATTGAGGCTTTCTTGGACCATGACATGAAATTTGCAAAAGAATGTTGATCACTGACCACTTTACCCTCCTTCCCATTTATTCAATGCCGTCACACCAAGAGAACCTGTGTTCATTAACCACGGCGAGTGCTCACCTGTACGTCATATGTGCCGTTCATCATGACGGCCCTGTGCTGTTGAATGTGCACATCTGGTCTGGTCTTCCACGACTCTTTGGCTTGGTTCCTCTGCCCCTGTCCGGCCTGTACATCTGGGAGCAGAAAACACAAGAAGCGGTTCGAAGCGGATAAACAAAGGGGAGGTCAGACTGCCAGGGGCACAACAATCAGAGGACACGTGTGACCTCTCAGGAAGAAACTTAACATTCAGATCGACAATcagcaggttgttgttgttgcagggaACCGGTCGACCTGGAGTATACATCAATAAGCTTTACAAaactaaaatttaaaaaaaatgtggtttTAAGGCTCTGGATCCGCGTTATTTCAAACTCCAATCTAATTCACACCTTGAGCATCATTACATGTCGAGCGCTGGAGTTACCTAGAGGCGTGTTTTGGGGAGCCATGTTGTGGAGGGCCAGGATGTGCGTGTCCAGGGCGGCATCCTGCCGTGTGCGATTGTGCAGGCCCAGATGATACTTCCTAAAGTGCTTCACCAGGTCGGCGGGGTCGTTCCCATAGTAACCGTAGCCGCACACGTTGCACTTGAAGTCCTGCAGTTTAGGAGAGGGGCTGGAAGAAAGTGGCGGGGTGTCAGTTGTCGACTCCTCCCCTGCTTCCTGtcgggggaggtggtgggggccggagaggagatgAGCAGCGAGGTGATCTGCCTCCCCTCGgcctctttccctcctctctccttcatctGACCCCTTCTCACCGTCCTCGACCTCCGAGTGGCTCTCGAGTCTGTCACTTAACGCCGCTCCCCCGTGGTTGGCtcttccccttctctctctcctcccccttcgcTCCTCGTTGCTGTAGGCCTCCCCAACAGACAAGGGAGAGATGGATGAGGATGCGCACTCgctctcgccctcctcctcctgctgctcctcatcgCCCCTGATCCGGTCAGAGGATTCTGGTTCAGAGGGACGGTTTATTCGTTCGGCCTCCGCTCCgactctcccctcctcctctccctcctcttcctcttctcccgctggcctcctcccctcttcctcctcctcctcctcctctcctcctacaCTCCGGATAGGGGGATTCTTCTTCCTCACCATCTCTGAGAATTGGAAAGAGACATGGGGagaataaattgttttttgctGCATCGTTGACTGATATGTTGACATTAACAGATACAAAGTGTCTCAGATAATCTACAGCGgattgcatgcacacacacacacacacacacacacacacacacacgctaataACATTTTCTGACAATGATGTCTGTGTACAGAAtagctttgatttgatttagaaatgtgtgtgaCGATGCTCAACGGCGGACCTCGTCAAAGAGCAGCCCCAGCATCAGAAACATCTCAGCTGTGAGAGGTTTCTTAGGGATGTGTGTTCGGGATGTTTGTTGCGTCCTAAAGTGCAactttatttctctttcctctctcaaACGGGAGTGAATCGTTTTTATCGTTATGGAAACCATCCGTGGGAAACTGTGCCCGGACCACATCAAAACCCAAAACCATATCTGAGGGACTGCGAAGTAGGGGTggtagggagagagagaggagcgggaAGAGAATGGACGACAGACAACCACATCAAACCCTACTGGCCGTATCAGAGAGATGGATGAGGGGAGGCGGCAGACTGCAATTCATCCCCTCCAGCGATCCCCTCTCGCCTGCTTTCTTGCATCTCTTTCTGCGCgcctttcattcttttttttcatctctcatTGCCCTCTGTGTCACCTCTTGACCctttcttctcatttttcaaTCTCGGCTCTTCTTTTCCATTTTAAATCTCTCATTTTAGAATCAACATAACAAGACTCAAAAGGTACTTTTCAGTCACGTTTTGATCT from Gasterosteus aculeatus chromosome 10, fGasAcu3.hap1.1, whole genome shotgun sequence carries:
- the trps1 gene encoding zinc finger transcription factor Trps1 isoform X1, whose translation is MISREMVRKKNPPIRSVGGEEEEEEEEGRRPAGEEEEEGEEEGRVGAEAERINRPSEPESSDRIRGDEEQQEEEGESECASSSISPLSVGEAYSNEERRGRRERRGRANHGGAALSDRLESHSEVEDGEKGSDEGERRERGRGEADHLAAHLLSGPHHLPRQEAGEESTTDTPPLSSSPSPKLQDFKCNVCGYGYYGNDPADLVKHFRKYHLGLHNRTRQDAALDTHILALHNMAPQNTPLDVQAGQGQRNQAKESWKTRPDVHIQQHRAVMMNGTYDVQVTLGGTLIGIGRKTSDCQGNTKYFRCKFCNFTYMGSNSLELEQHFMSSHPNKVKSPSTTPQLATNNLAMHDNQGKGGGLILDGAERVAVRADDDSLVGYSIPVRGSPDSSSWTGEPARDAVQTYYWCKCCSWSCEGSGGSAKLLEHYEQRHRMTAGGTVSPGHSTPRAVDGERERGGRRDGGERSRMSSKSRKDPSSNTSSTSQGDPNSSDSEAVVTSYNCQLCDFRYSMAHSADVIVVAPLLLHYQHNHSIHRCCIQHCMYCPQGLCQPHKHLGEVSHPFACRKPSCPKCCIKFPPSTKQQQQDAVGSKPAAASSPSMTPHNPRGDLAVISGSTFYASSPAHPVVTQGVTHLCDQCAFATTDIDVLLQHYEGCHSLINLKGAPPNVKAEEEAGGDKGGGGGGEREYSCTKCHFITEVEEEIFRHYRRVHACCRCRRCDFTAPDSSALLDHFNSAHCHESSPSLSALTTTSLPSSLTPPLTLAANGCSAPSTLAIKEESKGDLRLLYSLAPPEGRLAEGGREEAGRVVKSEGGEEKEREREKGWVLGETRGLGERGGEQAHGLLWVPKERMGPEREVERGSGGGSPSLFSSPLSLSFVSANHEASQQKRAVTSPSMVYLGDTKSFLGDTKSFLGDARLYGAGRPGGAIAGGGEKPSRMSQQYTGGGGGGGGGGSGGGGGGGGQEKGGAAKEESQSLLRRRRGSGVFCANCLTTKTSLWRKNSNGGYVCNACGLYQKLHSTPRPLNIIKQNNGEQIIRRRTRKRINPDPLSSETPAPKQQRITSEERLNGEESDRSFASIKNQQPSPRSRSPRSTQAFLANQTLEIHRRMPPLLLPSHPPSSLVAEGNGGVVEGGTVSKGDGGKGGGGSERGSPIEKYMRPAKPSSYSPPGSPIEKYQYPLFSLPLPLTLSPDLTPESDWLRFWTKYKMAAASGVPGSISNLSSPGGLGNNALYLSAMVAPGQHHQQSYTVPYCASPFSPLPPPPAPPHYPPPPLHSQTSSPSLENDAPLDLAIRQRDTSAANAQLSTNGPERRRQEVPVAERLRDNWKGEREEDEERMEEGGSSKEEVGREEKDDLTKCQPSVPSTRAMVHAATQDELTNRCLHCGIYFLDEVMYALHMSCHGDQGPYQCGFCLHVCVDRYDFTTHIQRGLHRYSDKTPHEKGPEQDGLTQDVTPMSEQQNVTSGENDKGDPSEVADGSDDVVGVCPDNRADGTTGNEATDDETEVEKEAREDHDITNQVLGDEMVSESNDVIAKPKEVTTVAESENVDENTE